Within the Drosophila melanogaster chromosome 3R genome, the region AAGAAAAACTTCATGAAAATAATTCGATAAACTATACTTACTTAATTGGGGTACACTTTTACATTAACTTCATTAAATACTTATTAGTATCAAACAGCTTATCTATGTTCGGGTTCATCACCATTACGTTGATTCACAACAAAAGTTAATACAGGCCGTACTACCTCTGGCGACTTTGTACATCCAGTTCGACTCCAAAGTGAATGCAGACCGCCTATAGGAGCCTCAATAATAAGATATAAAACATAGGACATAATCAGACTGATGCCAAAGTCAGACCAGAAGTTGAGCATCTGCAAGATACCAATATAAATTacgaaattaaaatgttcGAAAGGTGCATTACATACCACAGTGTAGGAAGAAAAGTAAGTGCTCGTTCTCACATTCCGGCTGTTTATCTCCTGGACGAACATGTGCCAAATGAAGACGGAATAGGACAACCTTGAGAGTGGTTGCCACAGGGGGGTGGAGAGGAAACTGTTAGCCAGACCACAATAGCCCTGAATACAGACGAATACCACCCAGCACATGGCCAATGGCCAACCAACCCGAGTGAGAGTGTAGTACAGAGATTCATCCAAGGTAGATAGCGGAGGAGCACTCCACTTCGCAGACGGATAGGTTGCAAAGATCGAGGTGAAGATCATCGCCAGGCTGATGAACCAACCAGACCACAGGACCAGCCAGCTCAGCTGGAACTTTCTGCCACGATTCATGTGCAGAAAGTATCCGAACAGGAATCCAATCAGCCAAGGagttgcatgtgtgtgcgtggcaaGGTACAGCTTTGAGTTGGCTTCATCATCGCCACCACCATTTCTGCAAAATAACAGGCGTAAATAAAGTGACTGCATAGCGGTAAAAGGACATACTTAATACTCATTGAGTAATGATTGACCATTTGGGTGGCAAACAGGCAACCTGAAAGCAAAACCACAATGCCAACAATGGCCCACGCTGCCTTCTTGCCCCATTTGTAAAGGCCAAACAGGAGTAAAGGGGAGAGGATGTACAGCTGCATGTCCACCGCTAAATACCACGACTGATCAAGACACTAAAAGATGAAATTGTTAGGAAGGAAACAAGGGCCTAGCCTTAGTGTGGAGCTTACAACTGTTTTCGTTGCATAGTTCTGGATGAAGAGCAGGTCCCAGTACCAGCCATTCACACACTCCTCTTTGCCATGAAACCCACTTTTGAAAAGGGGTCCGCCGCTCACAACCGGCATTAGTTTTACGTAGATCAAGATTGCCATGGCCAGAACGGGCAGGATGCGAATAATGCGATGCACATACATCCTAGGGATATTTAGCTTTCCATTGGTCCTGAAGCCAATTTACTAATTAAATTACCAATTAATATGATTAAAGATTTGTACTCACTTTTCCATGGTTCGCAGAGCTGTCAAGGATACCAGTAGGCCACCAATAAATAGAAACGTATCCACCGAGAAATAGCCATGTATGAAGAAGCTTGAGGTCGGTTTCTCTAGCCACtgtaaatgtatttaaatatttaatttaaagtgtGTTGTCCTTGCAAATACTTCATCACACACTTACCGCAAGCGCATAGGTAAAATTGATATTTGGGGATATCAGGGAATACATATGCTCATGCAGAAAAACCACCCAGATGAGGGACATGCACCTAATTCCATGAAGGCAATCAATGACATTCGAATTGGAATTGCCAACCTCAAGACGGAAAAGAGCTCGGGAATTCGCTCTAGCCGATATAATCTTTATCAAGGCAGGTGTTTGTTGAGTTGTGCAA harbors:
- the CG10183 gene encoding uncharacterized protein, with the protein product MVNGIAILLLCGLGHIHASHLKEELHLVHHRLSRFKESLFQDINHEIIDTRPSSTSDTQCLVDMKELFAGLKTGSYWALKMLDSWGSFPSGLLYGTFYDLGNFDECLNINQEISSSQTIKGKYCFMAVPLRDVLDTGIESLEGMQIKIATCFPASCSATQIETFAGQLYQNKVNSSMSFNISIDEDGCQTSDPVPWDGLTIFTVVILSVLTLIVVSSTLYDYFLCTTQQTPALIKIISARANSRALFRLEVGNSNSNVIDCLHGIRCMSLIWVVFLHEHMYSLISPNINFTYALAWLEKPTSSFFIHGYFSVDTFLFIGGLLVSLTALRTMEKTNGKLNIPRMYVHRIIRILPVLAMAILIYVKLMPVVSGGPLFKSGFHGKEECVNGWYWDLLFIQNYATKTCLDQSWYLAVDMQLYILSPLLLFGLYKWGKKAAWAIVGIVVLLSGCLFATQMVNHYSMSIKNGGGDDEANSKLYLATHTHATPWLIGFLFGYFLHMNRGRKFQLSWLVLWSGWFISLAMIFTSIFATYPSAKWSAPPLSTLDESLYYTLTRVGWPLAMCWVVFVCIQGYCGLANSFLSTPLWQPLSRLSYSVFIWHMFVQEINSRNVRTSTYFSSYTVMLNFWSDFGISLIMSYVLYLIIEAPIGGLHSLWSRTGCTKSPEVVRPVLTFVVNQRNGDEPEHR